The following are encoded in a window of Sinomonas cyclohexanicum genomic DNA:
- a CDS encoding caspase family protein: MARAALCVGINRFARLPEENWLAGCVNDATDIASVLTGRFGFASSEVTVLTDAAATKSAVLGALTDMVEKAAAGALDRLVFTFSTHGTQIPDNADDPDEADQMDEALAAYDIAVMGDGWDRTSVIVDDELHALFSRVPAEVPADVVLDTCHSGTGLRAFRLHPGSRARYLAPPTTADAGVPAASGRRGFRDLVAAGPGPVLFAACRADQTAADSPFNGRYGGAFTHFLLEALSAQPEVSRAETHRIVSASLQAARFEQRAQLEGTAAQRQAVWGH, encoded by the coding sequence ATGGCTCGCGCGGCCCTGTGTGTGGGGATCAACCGCTTCGCCCGGCTGCCCGAGGAGAACTGGCTGGCCGGATGCGTCAACGACGCCACGGACATCGCATCCGTCCTGACCGGCCGCTTCGGCTTCGCATCCTCCGAGGTGACCGTCCTGACGGACGCTGCCGCCACGAAGTCCGCCGTTCTGGGAGCGCTCACCGACATGGTCGAGAAGGCCGCCGCGGGAGCGCTCGACCGCCTCGTGTTCACGTTCTCGACCCACGGCACCCAGATACCAGACAACGCGGACGATCCCGACGAGGCCGACCAGATGGACGAGGCGCTCGCTGCCTACGACATCGCGGTGATGGGCGACGGGTGGGACCGCACGAGCGTGATCGTCGACGACGAGCTGCATGCGCTGTTCTCCCGCGTGCCCGCCGAAGTGCCGGCGGACGTGGTGCTCGACACCTGCCACAGCGGAACCGGGCTGCGGGCGTTCCGCCTCCATCCCGGCAGCCGGGCACGGTATCTGGCACCGCCGACGACGGCCGACGCCGGCGTCCCCGCTGCCTCGGGGCGGCGGGGCTTCCGCGACCTCGTGGCGGCCGGGCCCGGACCCGTACTGTTCGCGGCCTGCCGCGCCGACCAGACCGCGGCGGACTCGCCCTTCAACGGTCGGTATGGCGGCGCGTTCACGCACTTCCTGCTCGAGGCACTTTCGGCCCAGCCCGAGGTGTCACGCGCCGAGACGCACCGGATCGTCAGCGCGTCCCTCCAGGCGGCCCGGTTCGAACAGCGCGCCCAGCTCGAGGGCACGGCCGCGCAGCGTCAGGCGGTGTGGGGGCACTGA
- the mnmA gene encoding tRNA 2-thiouridine(34) synthase MnmA, with amino-acid sequence MRVLAAMSGGVDSAVAAARAVEAGHDVVGVHLALNRMPGTLRTGSRGCCTIEDSNDAWRACDRLGIPFYVWDFSERFKADVVDDFVAEYAAGRTPNPCMRCNERIKFAALLEKALALGFDAVCTGHYARVVRDPEGNPELHRAADWAKDQSYVLGVLTAEQLDHCLFPLADTPSKAEVRAEAERRGLSVAAKPDSHDICFISDGDTRGWLAEQIEMAPGDIVDETGAKVGEHGGANAFTVGQRKGLRLGRPAPDGKPRFVLEIRPKDNMVVVGPERLLAVGEIRGIRVSWAGSPPAEATGARWGEEFACDVQVRAHGDPVPARARLEAGPSRHAGADSAQAHDAVLVVTLDVPLRGVAPGQTIVLYQGTRVLGQATIDAARSRDRVA; translated from the coding sequence GTGCGAGTTCTGGCAGCCATGAGCGGGGGAGTGGATTCCGCGGTCGCCGCTGCCCGCGCCGTCGAGGCGGGGCACGACGTCGTCGGCGTCCACCTTGCGCTCAACCGCATGCCCGGCACGCTGCGCACCGGATCGCGCGGGTGCTGCACGATCGAGGATTCGAACGACGCATGGCGAGCATGTGACAGGCTCGGGATCCCCTTCTACGTCTGGGACTTCTCCGAGCGGTTCAAGGCCGACGTGGTGGACGACTTCGTCGCTGAGTACGCCGCCGGCCGCACCCCGAACCCGTGCATGCGCTGCAACGAGCGCATCAAGTTCGCCGCCCTTCTCGAGAAGGCCCTCGCGCTCGGCTTCGACGCCGTCTGCACCGGCCACTATGCCAGGGTGGTCCGCGACCCGGAGGGGAATCCCGAGCTCCACCGCGCGGCGGACTGGGCCAAGGACCAGTCCTACGTCCTCGGCGTCCTCACGGCCGAGCAGCTCGATCACTGCCTCTTCCCCCTCGCGGACACCCCCTCCAAGGCCGAGGTGCGGGCCGAGGCCGAGCGCCGCGGACTGTCCGTGGCGGCCAAGCCGGACAGCCACGACATCTGCTTCATCTCCGACGGCGACACCCGCGGCTGGCTCGCGGAGCAGATCGAGATGGCCCCGGGCGACATCGTCGACGAGACCGGTGCGAAGGTCGGCGAGCACGGCGGTGCGAACGCCTTCACCGTGGGCCAGCGCAAGGGACTGCGCCTCGGCCGCCCGGCCCCGGACGGCAAGCCCCGGTTCGTGCTCGAGATCCGGCCCAAGGACAACATGGTGGTCGTCGGCCCCGAGCGCCTCCTGGCCGTCGGCGAGATCCGCGGCATCCGCGTCTCGTGGGCCGGGAGCCCTCCCGCTGAGGCCACCGGCGCCCGATGGGGCGAGGAATTCGCGTGCGACGTCCAGGTGCGTGCGCACGGCGACCCCGTGCCCGCCCGTGCGCGCCTCGAGGCCGGCCCGTCGCGCCACGCAGGGGCGGACAGTGCACAGGCGCACGACGCCGTGCTGGTCGTCACGCTCGACGTTCCCCTCCGCGGGGTCGCGCCCGGGCAGACGATTGTCCTCTACCAGGGCACCCGCGTCCTGGGCCAGGCGACCATCGACGCCGCGCGCTCGCGGGACCGCGTCGCCTGA
- a CDS encoding NAD(P)/FAD-dependent oxidoreductase — protein MQPILIAGGGLAAGSAAKALRQEGFEDPIRIIAAERRNPYLRPPLSKEFLKGTGREAELDVNPPGWYSENDVEVLLGERAAQIIPAAHMLRLEDGALLPYSKLLIATGAQPRTLDLPGAELEGIHTLRRFEDSLALRNELAGGGRHVVIVGTGWIGFEVAAAAREYGNDVTVLGRHTTVLRQLEPALAEVFRRNLESEGVAFRLGAHPVAFLAGGDGGVAGVVLHTSERVAADLVVVSVGVEPDTALAEEARIAVRNGIVTDASLRTSAEDVFAAGDVASSLQPFTREHVRSEHWSNALNGGRVAGKAMLGQDAQLDIAPYFYTDQAGLSMEYSGYWQLVHGAQLVLRGSIDTVDSVREGFVALWLRDGAVVGGMNVNTSRQQKAIKALISSRAPVDPVRLGDPSVPLAELAGV, from the coding sequence GTGCAGCCGATTCTCATCGCCGGTGGCGGCCTCGCCGCGGGAAGCGCCGCGAAGGCCCTCCGCCAGGAGGGCTTCGAGGACCCCATCCGGATCATCGCCGCCGAGCGCCGGAACCCGTACCTCCGGCCGCCGCTGTCCAAAGAGTTCCTCAAAGGGACGGGCCGCGAGGCGGAGCTGGACGTCAACCCGCCCGGCTGGTACAGCGAGAACGACGTCGAGGTCCTCCTCGGCGAACGGGCCGCGCAGATCATCCCGGCTGCGCACATGCTCCGGCTCGAGGACGGCGCGCTCCTGCCCTATTCGAAGCTGCTCATCGCAACGGGAGCCCAGCCCCGGACCCTCGACCTTCCCGGGGCCGAGCTCGAGGGGATCCACACGCTGCGGCGCTTCGAGGACTCCCTCGCCCTGCGCAACGAGCTCGCCGGCGGAGGCCGGCACGTCGTGATCGTGGGCACTGGCTGGATCGGCTTCGAGGTGGCCGCCGCGGCGCGCGAGTACGGCAATGACGTGACGGTCCTCGGCAGGCACACCACGGTGCTGCGGCAGCTCGAGCCGGCCCTCGCCGAGGTGTTCCGGCGCAACCTCGAGTCCGAGGGGGTGGCGTTCAGGCTCGGCGCGCACCCCGTGGCGTTCCTGGCGGGCGGCGACGGCGGGGTCGCCGGCGTCGTGCTCCACACGAGCGAGCGCGTCGCCGCGGACCTCGTGGTCGTGTCCGTCGGGGTGGAGCCGGACACTGCGCTGGCCGAGGAGGCCAGGATCGCGGTCCGCAACGGCATCGTGACCGACGCGTCGCTGCGCACGAGTGCCGAGGACGTCTTCGCCGCGGGCGACGTCGCGTCCTCGCTCCAGCCGTTCACCCGGGAGCATGTGCGCAGTGAGCACTGGTCCAACGCGCTCAACGGCGGCAGGGTCGCCGGCAAGGCGATGCTCGGCCAGGATGCACAGCTGGACATCGCCCCCTACTTCTACACGGACCAGGCCGGGCTGAGCATGGAGTACTCCGGCTACTGGCAGCTCGTCCACGGCGCCCAGCTCGTCCTGCGCGGCTCGATCGACACCGTCGACTCCGTGAGGGAGGGCTTCGTGGCCCTGTGGCTCCGGGACGGCGCGGTGGTGGGCGGGATGAACGTGAACACCTCCCGCCAGCAGAAGGCCATCAAGGCGCTCATCTCCTCCCGCGCCCCCGTTGACCCGGTGCGGCTCGGCGACCCGTCGGTGCCGCTCGCGGAGCTCGCCGGCGTCTGA
- a CDS encoding transcriptional regulator, whose protein sequence is MSGNPAPSWRERLGALASLGEDRRRALYLYVREARRPVGRDEAADAAGISRAAAAAHLDRLVDDGVLTATFSKPSSRRGPGSGRPSKFYEAALTEVVAAVPERSYELAGELLAAAAERSMVAGAPISEALAAVGHERGEALGAEHGSIEAVLDAAGYEPIPGAEGAIELGNCPFHRLSRGYRDVVCSLNGALLTGALAGCGDSARCVEAVEPGAEGPEGIQHECCARIVAAPGRP, encoded by the coding sequence ATGTCCGGCAATCCTGCCCCCTCGTGGCGCGAGCGGCTCGGCGCGCTCGCCTCGCTCGGCGAGGACCGCCGTCGTGCGCTCTACCTGTACGTGCGAGAGGCGCGGCGACCCGTAGGCCGGGACGAGGCGGCGGACGCCGCCGGGATCTCTCGCGCCGCCGCGGCGGCACACCTCGACCGGCTCGTGGACGACGGCGTGCTCACCGCGACGTTCTCCAAGCCCTCCTCGCGGCGCGGACCCGGATCGGGGAGGCCGTCCAAGTTCTACGAGGCGGCCCTCACGGAAGTGGTTGCGGCCGTCCCCGAGCGCTCGTACGAGCTCGCCGGCGAGCTCCTCGCCGCGGCGGCGGAACGGTCCATGGTGGCCGGTGCGCCCATCTCCGAGGCCCTCGCGGCCGTGGGCCACGAACGAGGAGAGGCCCTCGGCGCCGAGCACGGGAGCATCGAGGCCGTGCTCGATGCGGCCGGCTACGAGCCGATCCCCGGCGCGGAGGGGGCGATCGAGCTGGGCAACTGCCCCTTCCACCGTCTCTCGCGCGGGTACCGCGACGTGGTGTGCAGCCTCAACGGCGCCCTCCTGACCGGCGCCCTCGCAGGCTGTGGCGACTCCGCGCGGTGCGTCGAGGCCGTCGAGCCCGGGGCCGAAGGGCCAGAGGGCATCCAGCACGAGTGCTGCGCACGGATCGTCGCCGCGCCAGGTCGTCCCTGA
- a CDS encoding diacylglycerol/lipid kinase family protein, with protein MPSRSPLRLALAVNPTAHAGLGEARAREAAAVLRGRGAEVTELRRGSASELAAAAMQSLPDADAVVVVGGDGAVNLMANVLAGTGIPLGVIPAGTGNDVARLLGVPLASVDDAVTVLLSALEEGPRVLDLGRIDWAGGHRHYVAVASAGFDSRVNERANAWRWPRGQARYTLAVLRELVSFRPIPFELVVDGAGMAQRAMLVSVANGPSFGGGMRVAPGARADDGLLDLVVVRPLSIPAFLAVFPKVFRGAHVGHPAVELSTVRSVGIGGPGVVVYADGERVTGDPVTISVAPRALAVLAAPGV; from the coding sequence ATGCCCTCTCGGAGTCCTCTCAGGCTGGCCCTGGCCGTCAATCCCACAGCCCACGCCGGCCTCGGTGAGGCGCGCGCCCGCGAGGCCGCCGCGGTGCTGCGCGGGCGCGGAGCCGAGGTGACCGAGCTGCGGCGGGGATCGGCCTCCGAGCTCGCGGCCGCCGCGATGCAGTCGCTGCCGGACGCCGATGCGGTCGTCGTGGTGGGAGGGGACGGTGCCGTGAACCTCATGGCGAACGTGCTCGCAGGGACGGGCATCCCGCTGGGTGTGATCCCTGCCGGGACGGGGAACGACGTCGCCCGCCTCCTGGGTGTGCCGCTCGCCTCGGTCGATGATGCCGTCACCGTGCTCCTGTCCGCGCTCGAGGAGGGGCCGCGCGTCCTCGACCTGGGGCGGATCGACTGGGCAGGCGGCCACCGGCACTACGTGGCCGTGGCCTCGGCGGGCTTCGACTCCCGGGTCAACGAGCGCGCGAACGCGTGGCGCTGGCCCCGCGGGCAGGCCCGCTACACCCTCGCCGTCCTGCGGGAGCTCGTCTCCTTCCGGCCCATCCCGTTCGAGCTCGTGGTGGACGGCGCCGGGATGGCGCAGCGGGCCATGCTCGTCTCGGTGGCGAATGGCCCCTCGTTCGGCGGGGGCATGAGAGTCGCGCCGGGCGCCCGAGCGGACGACGGCCTCCTGGATCTGGTGGTGGTCCGGCCCCTGTCCATCCCGGCGTTCCTCGCCGTCTTCCCCAAGGTGTTCCGCGGGGCACACGTGGGGCACCCCGCAGTCGAGCTGAGCACCGTGCGCAGCGTGGGGATCGGCGGGCCGGGGGTCGTGGTCTACGCCGACGGCGAGAGGGTCACCGGTGACCCGGTGACCATCTCCGTGGCGCCCCGGGCCCTGGCAGTCCTGGCGGCGCCCGGGGTGTAG
- a CDS encoding J domain-containing protein encodes MPGHVPSHYEVLGVPVTASESEIRRAYRRAARAHHPDHGGDVAEFRRVTLAYEVLSHAASRAAYDRSYFTSTPQREGPSGATARGGAGGEGASSSASGRTTAGGGFRADLDPRRRPSGQRNPAGEPAVYIPPFAPGTMPLVPAEVAARSEHGVPRRRGLFGADARIQREQRTAALIRRRVLSAIPSARLLNGLRSPSDSSHVAHAVLAGYRLALVDSMLVPRGNYAWDGAHLIHGGRVVAPPRLAEHVRDFQELFPELNVQGFVLVLTPEENLHEPVIDVRRGAEGRIEPLNAAKFVRELTFFLGSGPQPNVVFVPALARLLTGLH; translated from the coding sequence ATGCCCGGCCACGTCCCATCCCATTACGAGGTGCTCGGCGTGCCCGTGACCGCGAGCGAGAGCGAGATCAGGCGCGCCTACCGCCGCGCGGCCCGTGCCCACCACCCGGACCACGGCGGAGACGTCGCCGAGTTCCGGCGCGTCACACTCGCCTACGAGGTCCTCTCCCACGCCGCCTCCCGCGCGGCCTACGACCGCAGCTACTTCACGTCGACGCCCCAGCGCGAGGGGCCCAGCGGGGCGACCGCCCGCGGCGGAGCGGGAGGCGAGGGGGCGTCGTCGTCCGCATCCGGGCGCACGACGGCGGGCGGCGGGTTCCGCGCGGACCTGGATCCCCGACGGCGTCCCTCCGGGCAGCGCAACCCGGCGGGCGAGCCGGCGGTCTACATCCCGCCGTTCGCCCCGGGGACCATGCCGCTCGTGCCGGCGGAGGTCGCTGCGCGGTCCGAGCACGGGGTGCCGAGGCGGCGCGGCCTGTTCGGGGCCGATGCCAGGATCCAGCGCGAGCAGCGCACGGCCGCGCTCATCCGCCGGCGTGTGCTGTCCGCGATCCCGTCCGCACGGCTGCTGAACGGACTCCGCTCCCCCTCCGACTCCTCGCACGTCGCTCACGCGGTCCTCGCGGGGTACCGCCTCGCGCTCGTGGACTCGATGCTCGTGCCTCGCGGCAACTACGCGTGGGACGGCGCCCACTTGATCCACGGCGGCCGGGTCGTCGCGCCGCCACGGCTGGCAGAGCACGTCCGCGACTTCCAGGAGCTGTTCCCCGAGCTCAACGTGCAGGGTTTCGTGCTGGTCCTGACGCCCGAGGAGAATCTGCACGAGCCCGTGATCGACGTCCGCCGCGGGGCCGAGGGGCGCATCGAGCCGCTCAACGCTGCGAAGTTCGTCCGCGAGCTGACGTTCTTCCTGGGCTCGGGACCGCAGCCGAACGTCGTGTTCGTGCCCGCGCTCGCGCGCCTGCTGACCGGGCTGCACTGA
- a CDS encoding tRNA (cytidine(34)-2'-O)-methyltransferase: MFRILFYTPEIPGNTGNAIRLSAVTGSELHLVEPLGFNFEDANLRRAGLDYHDLAVMTVHKTLDDAFAALLPARVFAFTSHGDTPFADVAYEPGDVLFFGPESVGLPQDVLDDPRVTARVRLPMLPSRRSLNLANSASIAVYEAWRQNGYAGAQL, encoded by the coding sequence GTGTTCCGCATCCTCTTCTACACCCCCGAGATCCCCGGCAACACGGGCAACGCGATCCGCCTCTCGGCGGTCACCGGGTCCGAGCTGCACCTCGTCGAGCCCCTCGGCTTCAACTTCGAGGACGCGAACCTGCGCCGCGCCGGCCTCGACTACCACGATCTCGCCGTCATGACGGTGCACAAGACGCTCGACGATGCGTTCGCCGCCCTCCTGCCCGCGCGCGTCTTCGCCTTCACGTCCCACGGGGACACGCCGTTCGCGGACGTCGCCTACGAGCCGGGCGACGTCCTGTTCTTCGGCCCCGAGTCGGTCGGACTGCCCCAGGACGTGCTCGACGATCCGCGCGTCACCGCCCGGGTCCGACTCCCCATGCTCCCGTCGCGGCGGTCCCTCAACCTCGCGAACTCCGCCTCCATCGCCGTCTACGAGGCGTGGCGGCAGAACGGGTACGCCGGGGCCCAGCTCTGA
- a CDS encoding PIG-L deacetylase family protein, which translates to MAARGPGQSSPFDPARHAVRRVVAFGAHPDDLDFGVSGTVAAWTAAGVEVHYCIMTDGDAGGFDPEHRASIVAMRHEEQRGAAALVGVADVHFLGYRDGYLEPTHEVMRDVVELVRRVRPDVVLAMHPERNWDRIQKSHPDHLACGEAVTRAMYPAVENPYAYPELAEAGLDAYRLPWLWLYAGPAERTNHYSDVSGFVDTKIAALQVHISQHPDVAAMEDSVRTRMRASAHDGGLPAGASAEEFHVVSVNNPATIAGF; encoded by the coding sequence GTGGCTGCGCGAGGCCCGGGGCAGTCGAGCCCGTTCGATCCGGCGCGCCACGCCGTGCGCCGGGTCGTCGCGTTCGGCGCGCACCCAGACGACCTCGACTTCGGCGTCTCCGGCACCGTCGCCGCATGGACGGCCGCCGGGGTCGAGGTGCACTACTGCATCATGACGGACGGCGACGCGGGTGGCTTCGACCCGGAGCACCGCGCCAGCATCGTTGCCATGCGGCACGAGGAGCAACGCGGCGCCGCCGCGCTCGTCGGCGTGGCAGACGTGCACTTCCTTGGCTACCGCGACGGGTACCTCGAACCCACGCACGAGGTGATGCGCGACGTCGTCGAGCTCGTGCGGCGGGTGCGGCCCGACGTCGTGCTCGCGATGCACCCCGAGCGGAACTGGGACAGGATCCAGAAGTCCCACCCGGACCACCTTGCGTGCGGCGAGGCCGTGACGAGGGCGATGTACCCGGCCGTGGAGAATCCGTACGCGTACCCGGAACTGGCCGAGGCCGGGCTCGACGCGTACCGGCTCCCGTGGCTGTGGCTCTACGCGGGTCCCGCGGAGCGCACCAACCACTACTCGGACGTGAGCGGGTTCGTGGACACCAAGATTGCCGCCCTGCAGGTGCACATCAGCCAGCATCCGGACGTGGCCGCGATGGAGGACTCGGTGCGGACCCGGATGCGCGCCTCGGCGCACGACGGCGGCCTGCCCGCCGGGGCGTCCGCGGAGGAGTTCCACGTCGTCTCGGTCAACAACCCGGCGACGATCGCGGGCTTCTGA
- a CDS encoding electron transfer flavoprotein subunit alpha/FixB family protein, which produces MTESNVLVVLGRAGDSLKKAQLELVAAGRALGDVAVASTAPVSGSVRAQLGESGVTTVYVPEGADLAGYLVGPTAAWLADVVAAAGGQLRALLLENSADGKEAAARLGVRLGAGVVTDVVALESDGTAHKSVLAGSYEVRARATSGVAILTLKPNAEVAAPAPVAAAAELVSVAVPADSLARAARITGRTPKVASGRPELTEARVVVAGGRGTDGDFGPIEELADALGGAVGASRAAADAGWVSHDLQVGQTGKTVSPQLYVSAGISGAIQQKAGMQTSKVIVAVNADPESPIFEIADFGVVGDLFQVLPQASAEIKRRRG; this is translated from the coding sequence ATGACTGAATCGAACGTCCTCGTGGTCCTCGGCCGTGCCGGGGACTCCCTCAAGAAGGCCCAGCTCGAGCTCGTCGCCGCGGGCCGCGCCCTCGGCGACGTGGCGGTCGCCTCCACGGCCCCCGTCTCCGGCTCCGTCCGGGCCCAGCTCGGCGAGAGCGGCGTCACCACGGTCTACGTCCCCGAGGGCGCCGACCTTGCCGGGTACCTCGTGGGCCCGACGGCGGCGTGGCTCGCCGACGTCGTCGCCGCCGCTGGGGGCCAGCTGCGCGCGCTCCTGCTCGAGAACTCCGCGGACGGCAAGGAGGCCGCCGCGCGCCTCGGCGTCCGGCTGGGCGCAGGGGTCGTGACCGATGTGGTGGCGCTCGAATCGGACGGCACCGCCCACAAGTCCGTGCTCGCCGGCTCCTACGAGGTCCGCGCACGGGCCACGAGCGGCGTGGCGATCCTGACGCTCAAGCCCAACGCCGAGGTTGCCGCGCCGGCCCCGGTGGCCGCCGCCGCGGAGCTCGTCTCCGTGGCAGTCCCCGCCGACTCGCTGGCCCGCGCCGCCCGCATCACGGGCCGCACCCCGAAGGTCGCCTCGGGCCGTCCCGAGCTGACCGAGGCGCGCGTGGTCGTGGCCGGCGGCCGCGGCACGGACGGCGACTTCGGCCCCATCGAGGAGCTCGCCGACGCCCTCGGCGGCGCGGTCGGGGCCTCGAGGGCCGCGGCGGACGCCGGCTGGGTCAGCCACGACCTGCAGGTCGGGCAGACCGGCAAGACCGTCTCCCCGCAGCTGTACGTCTCCGCCGGCATCTCCGGCGCAATCCAGCAGAAGGCGGGCATGCAGACCTCGAAGGTCATCGTCGCCGTCAACGCTGATCCCGAGTCGCCGATCTTCGAGATCGCCGACTTCGGCGTGGTCGGGGACCTGTTCCAGGTCCTGCCGCAGGCGTCCGCCGAGATCAAACGGCGACGGGGCTAG
- a CDS encoding electron transfer flavoprotein subunit beta/FixA family protein, translating to MGDTLKIVVLVKHVPDAQFDRHIGAERTLDRSESILSELDEYALEAALQLTDARGGDKGGNEVIALTMGGPDAANALKKALQIGASSGVHLSDDALAGSDAAATSLALAAAIRSLGDVDIVLTGMASTDGETSLVPAQLAERLGLPQLTFASSLEVDGATARIQRDGDGVSETVEAELPVLVSVTDQANEPRYPNFKGILAAKKKKIAALSLGDLALDAGQVGSAGSLTAVESAQPRPARAAGTIITDEGDAGVKLVDFLAAQKLI from the coding sequence GTGGGAGACACCCTCAAGATCGTCGTGCTGGTCAAGCACGTCCCAGATGCGCAATTCGACCGTCACATCGGCGCTGAGCGCACCCTCGACCGCTCCGAGAGCATCCTCTCCGAGCTCGACGAGTACGCCCTCGAGGCCGCGCTGCAGCTCACGGATGCCCGCGGCGGCGACAAGGGCGGCAACGAGGTGATCGCCCTGACGATGGGCGGGCCCGACGCCGCCAACGCGCTGAAGAAGGCGCTGCAGATCGGTGCGAGCTCCGGGGTGCACCTCAGCGATGACGCCCTCGCGGGCTCCGACGCGGCCGCGACGTCCCTCGCGCTCGCCGCCGCCATCCGCTCGCTCGGCGATGTGGACATCGTCCTGACCGGCATGGCCTCCACCGACGGCGAGACCTCCCTCGTGCCGGCGCAGCTCGCCGAGCGGCTCGGCCTTCCGCAGCTCACGTTCGCCTCCTCGCTCGAGGTCGACGGCGCGACGGCCCGGATCCAGCGTGACGGGGACGGCGTGTCGGAGACTGTGGAGGCCGAGCTGCCCGTGCTCGTGTCCGTCACGGACCAGGCGAACGAGCCCCGCTACCCCAACTTCAAGGGCATCCTCGCGGCGAAGAAGAAGAAGATCGCCGCGCTGTCCCTCGGCGATCTGGCGCTCGACGCCGGCCAGGTCGGCTCCGCGGGGTCGCTCACCGCGGTCGAGTCGGCCCAGCCGCGTCCCGCGCGCGCCGCCGGCACGATCATCACCGACGAGGGCGACGCCGGCGTCAAGCTCGTCGACTTCCTGGCCGCACAGAAGCTCATCTGA
- a CDS encoding S1C family serine protease: MNESDPRPVPGAGAPDPHEQGSSAVQQPSVPPAEAPRHSDASTQPVPQHTQTLPPYGQSTPGGSEPRYGQRAPQQGEGPHGQQPQGQAPQGAYGQTPQNHAPQGPYGQQPQGQAPQYGQQHPQGPAPYGQHPQYGQQPHQGSAFFPPQPQQRPTQRQKGRWGTGVLVGGMLVAGLVGGGVAAGTSGLWAPRASSTSTQSQNPSPVIVNNQDSVNAVTAAAAKASPSVVTIGVTSGNSSGTGSGVVLDDQGHILTNTHVVTLDGQVANPTIEVRASNGAVYKATVVGTDPLSDLAVVKVDGANLTPITFGDSGKINVGDTAIAIGAPLGLDNTVTDGIVSTLNRTISVASSAAPQGGDSSQGNGGGQGFQFAPPGQGQSQRQQAAQSTVSLNVIQTDAPINPGNSGGALVNSQGQLIGINVAIASTGSSSSSSQSGNIGVGFSIPANYAHRIANEIIANGKASHGQLGVSVQDYSPNGTNSSFSSGAQVASVTSGSAADKAGIKQGDVITQFAGLSISDASELTAAVRQQAPGTTVKATIQRNGQSQDVDVTVGSAQ, encoded by the coding sequence ATGAATGAGAGCGATCCCCGCCCGGTGCCCGGCGCGGGAGCCCCCGACCCCCACGAGCAGGGCAGCTCGGCCGTCCAGCAGCCCAGCGTTCCGCCTGCCGAGGCGCCCCGGCACTCGGACGCCTCCACCCAGCCAGTGCCCCAGCACACGCAGACGCTCCCGCCCTACGGGCAGTCGACCCCCGGCGGGTCCGAGCCGAGGTACGGGCAGCGTGCCCCCCAGCAGGGAGAGGGCCCCCACGGCCAGCAGCCCCAGGGACAGGCCCCCCAGGGCGCCTACGGCCAGACCCCCCAGAACCACGCCCCCCAGGGCCCCTACGGCCAGCAGCCCCAGGGGCAGGCCCCCCAGTACGGCCAGCAGCACCCCCAGGGGCCCGCTCCGTACGGCCAACACCCCCAGTACGGGCAGCAGCCCCATCAGGGCTCAGCGTTCTTCCCGCCCCAGCCGCAGCAGCGGCCCACCCAGCGCCAGAAGGGGCGCTGGGGCACGGGCGTGCTCGTGGGCGGAATGCTCGTTGCAGGCCTCGTCGGCGGCGGCGTGGCCGCCGGGACGTCGGGCCTCTGGGCGCCGCGCGCCTCGAGCACGTCCACGCAGTCCCAGAATCCCAGCCCGGTCATCGTGAACAATCAGGACAGCGTCAACGCCGTGACCGCGGCGGCTGCGAAGGCCTCCCCGAGTGTCGTGACCATCGGCGTGACGTCCGGCAACTCCTCTGGCACGGGCTCCGGCGTCGTGCTCGACGACCAAGGCCACATCCTCACCAACACCCACGTCGTGACCCTCGACGGGCAGGTGGCCAACCCGACCATCGAGGTCCGGGCCAGCAACGGTGCCGTCTACAAGGCGACCGTGGTCGGCACGGACCCGCTGAGCGACCTCGCGGTCGTGAAGGTCGACGGCGCGAACCTCACCCCGATCACGTTCGGCGACTCGGGCAAGATCAATGTCGGTGATACCGCGATCGCCATCGGCGCCCCGCTGGGCCTCGACAACACGGTCACGGACGGCATTGTCTCGACGCTCAACCGCACCATCTCGGTCGCGTCCTCGGCCGCCCCGCAGGGCGGCGACAGCTCGCAGGGCAACGGCGGCGGGCAGGGCTTCCAGTTCGCGCCTCCGGGGCAGGGACAGTCCCAGCGGCAGCAGGCCGCGCAGAGCACGGTGAGCCTGAACGTCATCCAGACCGATGCCCCGATCAACCCGGGCAACTCCGGCGGGGCCCTCGTGAACAGCCAGGGCCAGCTGATCGGGATCAACGTAGCCATCGCCTCGACCGGCTCGAGCTCCTCAAGCTCGCAGTCCGGGAACATCGGCGTCGGCTTCAGCATCCCGGCGAACTACGCCCACCGGATCGCGAACGAGATCATCGCCAATGGCAAGGCCTCGCACGGCCAGCTCGGCGTGTCCGTTCAGGACTACAGCCCGAACGGGACGAACTCGTCCTTCTCGAGCGGTGCCCAGGTCGCCTCCGTGACGTCGGGCTCGGCTGCGGACAAGGCCGGCATCAAGCAGGGCGACGTCATCACGCAGTTCGCGGGCCTCTCCATCTCGGACGCCTCCGAGCTCACCGCGGCCGTCCGCCAGCAGGCGCCCGGCACCACCGTCAAGGCCACGATCCAGCGCAACGGGCAGTCGCAGGATGTGGACGTGACAGTGGGCTCCGCCCAGTAA